The DNA region ttggatgagttgtttgcagaggtattccaaggaataaggaacactgagtgacttgagaggctttgttgggaaggcattctcggagaagaagggttatgtatgtctgcatTGCAagggagggtgaaggtcgatatttatatgaattaataaccggtactattctttcactcttgtcggcaaccgttggatgattgaatagtaattcttcacgtgctttctacgtcaccagaaatcttcgacagattgcccgtaattttcgcaaggctgagtgtgcatgtgacaggcgctgacacgtctggaaaagcaagtgcctcttcgatatctggaatcggcgcttcgacaaactgtccgtgatttccgcaaagctgactctgcatatgacagatgctgacacgtctggaaaagcagatgcttctccgatatctggaatcggcgcttcgacaaactgcccgtgatttccacaaagctgactctgcatgtgacagatgctgacacgtctagaaaagcagatgcctctctgaTATCTAGAATcaacgcttcgacaaactgcccgtgatttccacaaagctgactctgcatatGACAGAttctgacacgtctggaaaagtagatgcctctccgatatctgagcttgcctcttcgatctttgaaatcccatctagtgcagaggttgcatgtgacaagtgcggacaaatctggaaaagaagattagcCGTGGTTTTTTAgcaagcctagcttttgagaaagctagagcctcttcgatttttgagttggcctcttcgatttctgagctcgcctcttcgatctctgaaatctcgtcgagtgctgatttttatagaggatgttcaaagcacacttgaatttctacctgtagaaactcccttcttgcacttctacgatcttgacttgtccgacctcttctttctttaacacctctgaaaatgtctggcccctccaaccgtcgttttgacttgaaccttggtgaagaggtagtcccgccttctccagacaacatatggcgcccatccttcatatcccccactggtccccttaccgttggggattcggtgatgaagaatgatatgacagctgcggtggtggctaggaaccttgtcactcccaaagataacagactacttgccaaacggtctgatgagttggctgttaaggattctctggctctcagtgtgcagtgtgcaggttatgtgtctaatatggctcaacgcctatttgctcgaacccgtcaagttgaatcattggcggctgaagtgatgagtctcaaacaagagattagagggctcaagcatgagaataaacagttgcacaggctcgcacataactatgctacaaacatgaagatgaagattgaccagatgcaggaatctgatggtcagattttacttgatcatcagaggtttgtgggtttgttccaacagcatttgccttcgtcttctggggctgtaccgcgtaatgaagctccaaatgatcaacctccgatgcttcctccttctggggctccgtcgactgctgaggctccgccaactgctgagacttctcctaagcagcctttgtgaaggcttcctcctgtattttctgcttaatgttcctttattttcatgaaaatgaatgtaaaaataccttgcataactgtcaatGTCTCAAAAgtaaacccacacccaaaaataattaaataagcaacaaataaaaatgacaatcatggcaaaataaaatatagaaaagggaaggtttttttagaaacgcaaaactgattgtggagcgattcaaaaatcttccttatttgagtgcatgggttgcctcccaagaagtgcttgctttaacgtcttccagccggacgatacctccatttaagcttgaatagggcccacggcatggaggggtatgtCATCTACGGCATGCTCCTCAAAATACTCATACATTGGCTCTATGAATGGAAGAGGATAGTAATCCTTCCCGATTGGGGCGTTGAGCATCCTTAAGTCAATGTAATCATTCCCACCAGCTTGGATTCGATTGGGgacctgcaccatacaaggtaacaacctattagttgaaatgggaatcgaaattggaataggtggTTTACCAATGTGTTGCAATGAAGTGGTAGCACTGTCAACAGATTTTCTAAATGTGCTTTCGGCCAGATTATGCATTTGAAGGTTAGTGGTGTGTTCTTTGTGCTCCACTCCAATTTCCTCTTCGTTGGTGGTTGGAATTCATCCTTCTTGGTTGGTGCTGAAGGTTCTTGTCCTATGTTTTCAACTACATCAAtggcaaaacaagaacgaacatcagtaagattcacattagattcaggaattttaaaatgaatcatatcaccaccaaatgccattgtTAATGCTCcattggccacatcaatcttagtTTGAGTTGTTTTCATTAAAGGTCGTCCAGGTAATATTGATGGTGGTGGAGAGTGGGCTgcatcctccatgtcaagcacatagaaatctgcaggaaaaatcaaatggtctacctgcaccaaaacatcctccaaaactcatTTCGGGTAGGCATTAGATCAATTGGCTAGTTGAATAAcaacaccatcatgtttaagctctcctagattcatagatgcataaacataatatggcatgacattaattgatgcacctagatctagcatagcatgttcaaacctcgtatttccaataacacaagggatagtgaaactacctggatctttacaTTTGGGTGGCAGCTtcctttgcaacattgcagagacattctcattcacatgtaccacctctttctcccgaatccggttccttgttgtgcaaagcttctttaaaaacttagcgtaCTTCGGGATTTGTTTGATGGCATCTAAGAGTGGAATATTGACTTGTACTTTTCTGAATGTTTCAAGgatgtctttttcactttcTTCATTCTGTGTTTGCATGAATCTGTGAGGGAAAGGTGCATTTGGTGGAATAACGTTAGAATTAACCGAATTGGAACCTTTCTTACCTGTGGTGGACAGATTGGATGGATTAGGGAGTGTAGGAGTGCACGGCAAGGTTGTTTCCTTccttgccgtgtgtgtgtgttggacATCCTCCTCTTGTTGCAGCTTCTGGTCCTCCGTTTGGGCAGATTTTGATGGTTGGGGGTCcgttccaacttcttttccacttctcaaggtAATGGCCTTTACGGATTCAAATCCTCCCCTTGGATTCACAATGGTTGTGCTAGGCAGTTTGCCTTGCTCTTtgatttgacccatttgtttctttaattcatccacctccttagcttgattgagcattgttttattttgatgtTGCTGCCCCTGCGTTaaagaagttagtaattgaacaatttgatcattatccatggatgtacctgaattggtttgggtagattgtggttggacttgagtgGGTACATATGGCCTTTGATACATCCCGGGGGTTTGTGGccgaaatcctccttgttgggcagattgttgtggttctctccacttgaaatttggatgatctctccaccctggattgtaagtgttggagtaGGGGTCATTATGTTGCTGATTGTGGCCTTGAAAATccacggcattggcagattcccacccttcattctcgatcaattgagggtACTTATCCGTGAAATGTCATTGCATtaagcacacg from Malus domestica chromosome 01, GDT2T_hap1 includes:
- the LOC139196157 gene encoding uncharacterized protein, which gives rise to MAVDNRTIKELSTSGVDNAAPLCIQYPVAAQGKTDEFKLKSSLLHHIPKFHGLSKEDPNKHLKEFEVVCLSITPVNVDGSILKMKAFPFSLLEKAKDWLYELALETATSWESMKRAFLEKFFSTSRVILLRKRISGIQQNQGFLPIERQMLDALAEGALVDKTPMAANTLIANRALNAQQYEGVGQIDIPRKQNVNEGQQHQNKTMLNQAKEVDELKKQMGQIKEQGKLPSTTIVNPRGGFESVKAITLRSGKEVGTDPQPSKSAQTEDQKLQQEEDVQHTHTARKETTLPCTPTLPNPSNLSTTGKKGSNSVNSNVIPPNAPFPHRFMQTQNEESEKDILETFRKVQVNIPLLDAIKQIPKYAKFLKKLCTTRNRIREKEVVHVNENVSAMLQRKLPPKCKDPDFYVLDMEDAAHSPPPSILPGRPLMKTTQTKIDVANGALTMAFGGDMIHFKIPESNVNLTDVRSCFAIDVVENIGQEPSAPTKKDEFQPPTKRKLEWSTKNTPLTFKCIIWPKAHLENLLTVLPLHCNTLVPNRIQAGGNDYIDLRMLNAPIGKDYYPLPFIEPMYEYFEEHAVDDIPLHAVGPIQA